In Oceaniferula marina, the following proteins share a genomic window:
- the rmuC gene encoding DNA recombination protein RmuC, which translates to MTEILPFLIGLAGFVAGAVLSYLLSSSKLKAQKEIDTEKISSEKSRADEAQSKVRELETLSSALQQHEADLKRQLGELKVRMQEERKAADEKQALLKQAETKLTDTFKALSADALKSSQDQFLTLAQSKLKNQQEAAKNELEKRKTAVEQLVKPISQTLEKVQLQISESEKLREGNHASLKQQIIHITESNLGLKQETQKLVKALRQPHGRGQWGEIQLRRVVEMAGMQEHCDFETQTSTTTDEGKRLRPDLVVKLPGGQQIVVDSKAPMDAYLDAIETDDDVQRDAAMVRHAAQVRTHIQQLSSKNYQQQFETTPEFVVLFLPSEAFFSAALAQDATLIEKGVDQGVILATPTTLIALLRAVAFGWRQEALAQNAREISTIGRELYGRLGAFAGHIQKLGRSLNSAVGDYNKTVGSFETRILSGARKFETLGAAPEASELPNNPGIESIPRELRKGLERPELGDKLQSEKKENEISESVAIQSDHDQGFAEDFAVPAPDQLDQLEDFGFAETPEPS; encoded by the coding sequence ATGACTGAGATTTTACCTTTTCTCATCGGCCTTGCAGGCTTCGTTGCCGGAGCCGTCCTCAGCTACCTCCTCAGCAGCAGCAAACTCAAAGCCCAAAAAGAGATCGATACAGAAAAAATCAGCTCGGAAAAATCACGCGCTGACGAGGCCCAGTCAAAGGTCAGGGAACTGGAAACCCTGAGCTCCGCACTACAGCAACACGAAGCCGACCTCAAACGGCAACTCGGGGAACTCAAGGTGCGCATGCAGGAAGAACGCAAAGCCGCAGATGAAAAACAAGCGCTGCTCAAACAAGCCGAAACCAAGCTCACCGACACCTTCAAAGCGCTCTCCGCCGATGCCCTAAAATCATCCCAGGACCAATTCCTCACCCTCGCCCAGAGCAAACTCAAAAACCAACAAGAAGCCGCTAAAAACGAGTTGGAAAAACGAAAGACCGCCGTCGAACAACTGGTCAAACCGATATCCCAAACACTGGAAAAAGTACAGCTCCAAATTAGCGAAAGCGAAAAACTCCGCGAAGGAAACCACGCATCCCTCAAACAGCAAATCATCCACATCACCGAAAGTAATCTCGGCCTGAAACAAGAAACCCAGAAACTCGTCAAAGCCCTGCGCCAGCCCCACGGCCGCGGACAATGGGGGGAAATACAACTCCGCCGCGTAGTCGAAATGGCAGGCATGCAGGAACACTGCGATTTTGAAACCCAAACATCCACCACCACAGACGAAGGTAAACGCCTCCGCCCTGACCTCGTGGTCAAGCTGCCCGGTGGACAGCAAATCGTGGTCGACTCCAAAGCCCCGATGGATGCCTACCTCGACGCCATTGAAACCGACGACGATGTCCAGCGAGACGCCGCAATGGTCCGTCATGCCGCCCAGGTGCGAACCCACATCCAACAACTGAGCAGTAAAAACTACCAGCAACAATTTGAGACCACCCCGGAATTTGTTGTCCTTTTCCTCCCCAGCGAAGCCTTCTTCTCGGCTGCCCTTGCCCAGGATGCCACGCTGATTGAAAAAGGTGTCGACCAAGGAGTGATTCTCGCCACGCCCACCACCTTGATCGCCCTACTGCGTGCCGTTGCCTTTGGCTGGAGGCAGGAAGCGCTCGCCCAAAACGCCCGTGAAATCTCCACCATCGGCCGTGAACTCTACGGCCGTCTCGGAGCCTTCGCCGGACACATCCAAAAGCTGGGCCGGAGCTTGAACTCAGCGGTCGGCGACTATAACAAAACCGTCGGCTCCTTCGAAACCCGCATTCTCAGCGGCGCAAGGAAATTTGAAACCCTCGGCGCAGCCCCGGAAGCTTCCGAGCTTCCGAACAACCCCGGAATCGAAAGCATCCCTCGAGAGCTCCGCAAAGGACTAGAACGTCCTGAATTAGGCGACAAGCTACAGAGCGAAAAGAAAGAGAATGAAATCAGCGAGTCGGTCGCAATCCAGAGTGACCACGATCAAGGGTTTGCTGAGGACTTTGCAGTCCCCGCTCCCGATCAACTCGACCAACTCGAAGACTTCGGCTTTGCCGAAACTCCGGAACCATCGTGA
- a CDS encoding superoxide dismutase encodes MSHQLPELGYAYDALEPHIDARTMEIHHSKHHATYVAGLNGALEGEEDLQGVSVEALIQNLDKVPAAIQTPVRNHGGGHFNHSLFWKVIAPGGASAPAGDLAAAIDRDFGSLDALKEQFAKAAATRFGSGWAWLCVDSEGKLCVCSTANQDNPLMGELAGACICKPILGLDVWEHAYYLNYQNRRPDYISAFWNVVNWDVVAENYASSQCCGGGCGCS; translated from the coding sequence ATGTCTCATCAATTACCCGAACTCGGATATGCCTACGATGCGCTCGAGCCCCATATCGATGCCCGCACCATGGAAATTCACCATAGTAAACATCACGCTACGTATGTGGCAGGCTTGAATGGCGCCCTCGAAGGAGAGGAAGATCTTCAAGGAGTTTCCGTGGAGGCTCTGATCCAGAACCTCGACAAAGTGCCGGCGGCCATCCAGACCCCTGTCCGTAACCACGGTGGCGGTCACTTTAACCACAGCTTGTTTTGGAAAGTAATCGCGCCCGGTGGAGCTTCTGCCCCCGCAGGTGATCTTGCCGCAGCGATCGACCGTGATTTCGGTTCCCTCGACGCATTGAAAGAGCAGTTTGCCAAGGCGGCTGCCACGCGCTTCGGTTCCGGATGGGCCTGGCTTTGTGTCGACTCCGAAGGCAAACTTTGTGTTTGCTCCACTGCGAATCAGGACAACCCACTGATGGGTGAGCTTGCCGGAGCTTGCATCTGTAAGCCTATTCTTGGACTCGACGTCTGGGAGCACGCCTATTACCTCAATTACCAAAACCGCCGCCCCGATTATATCTCCGCATTTTGGAATGTTGTGAACTGGGATGTCGTCGCTGAGAACTACGCTTCCTCCCAGTGCTGCGGTGGTGGCTGTGGATGCAGCTAG
- a CDS encoding YSC84-related protein, with amino-acid sequence MFNIIKPLTCAALASITFFAGSCASGPNGTKGIESKTDARKIDSQSRVALDQLYKSNPKALQLAKKAKGVLVFPSITKAGFVFGGAGGDGALYQRGKATGFYRTLSASWGLQAGIQKYSYALFLMDDQALQALNHSGGWDLGSNPNLVVVDKGGSGTLSTTTIHKGTYMIAFDQTGLMAGIDIQGTKITRLNIHP; translated from the coding sequence ATGTTCAACATTATCAAACCACTGACATGTGCAGCCCTTGCCAGCATCACCTTTTTTGCGGGATCCTGCGCTAGCGGACCTAACGGAACCAAAGGTATTGAATCTAAAACCGATGCCCGGAAAATCGACTCCCAGTCCCGTGTAGCCCTTGACCAACTTTACAAAAGCAACCCAAAGGCCCTGCAGCTTGCCAAGAAAGCCAAGGGAGTGCTGGTCTTCCCATCCATTACCAAAGCCGGGTTCGTCTTCGGGGGAGCTGGTGGTGATGGCGCGCTCTATCAACGAGGAAAAGCCACCGGCTTTTACCGTACGCTCTCTGCATCCTGGGGCCTGCAAGCTGGCATTCAAAAATATTCCTATGCCCTCTTCCTGATGGACGATCAGGCACTACAGGCACTGAATCACAGCGGCGGCTGGGACCTCGGATCCAACCCGAATCTTGTCGTTGTTGATAAAGGAGGATCCGGGACCTTATCGACCACCACCATCCATAAGGGAACCTACATGATCGCCTTCGATCAAACAGGACTGATGGCGGGCATCGATATTCAAGGCACCAAAATCACACGCCTGAATATCCACCCCTAA